TTTTGGTAATGTTATCTAAAACCCTGCTACCAATATATGTTCTTCTACTCTTTGCTTTAGTGAACTAAGATAATCATAGTTATCCATTACTTCATGTCAATCTTCTAGAACTTGAAAAGATAATCTCCGggaaatattaataaattcagATAAAATTTTGGAAACAAGCACCCTCTTCAATTGCTCTCTTTTCTTTAATTCCCTTGTAAAAGCTTCCACAAGAATTATGGTGCGCAGATCATTCGGGTCCTTTCTCAAGCACATCTCTCTTAcagataaaattttgatttcgtTAAAGAATCCGACCTTTTGCAAGTCAATATTTCACATGTACATTAGCCTGGtcgattattttttaaatatactctatttatataatatactcGATTTATATAATAAACTCCATTATATAATCTCTAGTTTCTTCTAATCTGTCATGATGAGTAGCTCAGATCCCTGGCTTTTCCTTGAAATAAATGCCTTTAAGTTATGCATACGCTCATGAGTAGAATACTTACTATTTCCAGTCGGGCAGCTAGTTGTCTTAGTAGAGCTGGGATCCAAAGAAAAGATTAAAAGCATGTTCGCAAGTGTGTTACTGACAAGACTCACTTTAGTCACTTGACTTTATAGACTCAGCTGTCTATGCTAAAGAGTAAAGGCTAATATCATCTGTATGGTTTAAAGACTTATCTACCCCTTCAACAcatttgttaattttgtttCCCCTTTATTCTCTCAGCCTTTCCCTAGCTATGATcaatctttcttttctttttcctcattatttatttttgatattttttcttaatatgctgttttataacattttaattaggcctaatgtcttaaaaaaccctgacctttcattcccttttcaattctaccctgacgttgcaaatcagtcaattttaccctattttgtatttttttatttcaattgtaccctaaagcataaaattgaccttttttttatttgacaaaaattctttaaatttatcctttttgcattagattaacttttatattaaattgaccatttttgaagaattcttttgcatttttgtcaaataaataaaggtcaattttatgcttcagggtacaattgaaatgaaaaaaatgcaaaatggggtaaaattgacaaatttgcaacgtcagggtaggattgaaaaagggatgaaaggtcgggattttttaagacattaagcctttTAATTATCCAATTCTAACTATTTGAGCTCCATGTTTTGAAATGATTAAGAGTTACAAAATGACTAATTATGAAATGGCTCTCGATCAAATCTATATTCGATTGGAGACTAATGGTAACATGGCTGTCAAAGCTGTGGACTGACTTCATGTCAATCTCATTGTGATATGAGTTCAACAATCAATGAATATGACCTATCTTTTgagtttattaattgtttttaaaaagacTTTCTTACATGCAGTGGTGGTGTTCAGGTAACTTCTAAATATGTATCATttccttgcattttttttttttgagcaTGTCCTTTTCAATCCATGGACCTAAAATCACTTCCTATAATATAAGCAATTCTTGCTCAGGGCCAGTTTTGACTTGATGTTTATGGAATTGGGAAGTTTGTCTGAATGTAAATATCAATCTTAATTCTGTGCAATGTTGGGTTATTGACTATTTCTTTACCAATCTCTAGCTATTCTTTTGCTGTCCCCTTCCGGATGAGGATTCAAAACTCTTAAATTTAATAATGAGGGAAGTATGACGGGTTGATGGGTAATAAATTTTCACTGATGAATGATGATAGGGTACATAACAAAAGTAAGTCATGGTTATTCGAACTACCTTTTTATTTAAAGTCTAGCATTGAAGTCGGCACATCAGAGTAGTTATCAgcaaatttaaattgtttaaatgaTGTTACTGGAACTAGGCTCTGGTCAGAAACTTGGCAGAATTCTGGATTACTCTAAGCCTGCTGATATTAACCCCACATGATGGTTTGTCCCGGGGAACAGATCAATAATCTTATGATTGATACCTACTTCAGTGAAGACTACTCTAGAATCTTGGATTCCTTTGAAGAAATGTTCAGAAACTTGCCAGAATTCTGGATTACTCTAAGCCTGCTGATATTACCCCAAGATTTATCCAACTTTCTGATTCTGTATTTAGGAGTTCCAAAATAACAATACTAGCAATAAACTTGGTGTGAACCTGCATGTCTTATCATTATTTGTGAAAATAACAGCACCTGATCCTTCAGTACTCGagtcaaaaagataaaatagaAAGTGCACTGACTTAAGGTATACCTGCCGAATGCTGAAGAAGATAAATGTTGCCTGGTAGCTAAAGAATGATCACATGTTTCTTGAATCTCTTTGTGATTGTAAATTAATATTGTCCAATTTTGCTATTGTGAAAAGTCTATTTTACAGCCTAAAGCCTCCTTTTTACAAACATGGTATATATATCTTTGTAGGATGGGCCTTGATCTTGTTATGGGAACTGAAGGAGTGGATGGTCGCAAAACTACAAGTAATCATGTGATGGAAATTCAGAAATATCTTGGGATTGAGGCTGCAAGAAAATGCATTATTTATGAGATAAATCAAACTATGGAACATCATGGAATGAGCATCGATATACGTCATATGATGCTTTTAGCAGATCTAATGACATTTAAGGTAATCTTTTGTGCAGCTCGTCTTTCTATCCAAATTGTAGCTGGCATAATAgggtattatttaattttatttcaacataATAATCTTACAGGGCGAAGTTCTTGGAATCACAAGATTTGGCATTCAAAGGATGGACAAAAGTGTTCTGATGCTGGCTTCATTTGAGAAAACAACAGATCACCTTTATCATGCTGCTGTGCATGGCAGGGATGACAAAATTGAAGGAGTTAGTGAATGCATCATCATGGGCATTCCAATGCAGTTAGGCACTGGAATACTCAAAGTACAACAAAGGTAAGTACACAATTTCTTTCTCTTAAGTTTTGATGATTTTGCCCTGCAGACGACTTCAATCAATTTGCTGGCTGAAACAACATAATTACGCCAAGCATTATCCTGAAATCAGTTCTGGTGTTGCTAGTTTAGTGAAATTCATTAAAAACAATTGAGAAACCATGGtcctttattttttgatttctcCTATATGGATATATTTTCTTTCCATCTTTGTTTATGTCATATGCGATATTTTCTTAGCTGTGTTGTGTTCAGCATATCTTTGTTTCCTTGGTAGTTGGTAGTCACTACACTGGTgactaattgtttttttaacgtGCTATtaaataaaaggataattatcaaaattattgtTCTTCTCCTGCATTTGAAAAATCAATGTTGCCccttttaacattttaatttcatgTCTAATACCTTAATATCAGAGGGAAAATACAGGAGGAAAACAGTAACTTTGGCCTAACCTCAGGGGGCGATAGTAATAATTCCTTGAATAAAAGCTCATGCATGTTTTGTTGTTTGATTAGTTTACCAGATAATCTATTAGCATTGCTGCATATGTCGTATGGTGGAATAGTTTTTGAGTCTATGCATTTCTTTTCTGGAGATTTCTTTCAGTACTACACACTTCTGACGAGCCAAGTCGCAAATCATTTACCTAATGTGTTTTCTCCGCAGGATTGACCCACCACCAATGCTAAAATATGGATCAGATTCTATAATCTCTTAGTGTTTGCAAGTTAAAGAGTTTATTCAAGAGTATACTATCATACAGATTATTACAATGGACCTGGTGGATATACATTGTTCTCGAATTATTACAACTTACAAGgttagaaatgaaaaaataattaattcgcgattttttattgtatttattttcttttaaaattgaaaattgacaCCCTTATCCCTTGTTTTTCTTTCTTACATAAGCAAGCAGAATTAATGAACTGTGCGTGCTTCTGTGATTACTTGCATTACAGATGACTGCGGCGGTGAGTTATAGGCACGGCTCTCCAGGTAACTGCGGAGCTCTGATATATCTGATTTTGCAGCTTTGCGAAccgagaaagaaaaagaaaaggtgTTTTTGCCGCACATACATACAACTAGGCATAAGCAGCAGTAGTGAATTCAGCAGTTCCCTTTAAAGGGTTACATTTAAAGTTGCATTTTTGTATGTAGTAGTCAACAGTTAAACATATCTTTTGATGTATGAAATAAGTTAAATGGAAGCATAACTAAGTATTAGTTTAACAATGTTGAATAACATTTGGTAAACTTTCTGAACACTGAGGATTTATTTAGTTTAGAATTAGGAATGAGAATAACTATTTTTCACTTGATTTGGTTCAATAAAATAGTAAGAATGGAAATGAAgactaattgaatatttttgcttatcattaatatataatatataattaattatttttaagtaaaatatttttatataataaatttcaaaatagtttttttaaataatgattttatttatttgtttatcaaaatatttttatattatttttttaatacaaatacaaattaaattaattatttattaaaatattttataattatatttatataatatttatttattacttcattatttattaaacatagttattaaagatttaatttctataaaaaCGAAAAATTTGGAGAAGGAGAAGAATGATTCATCTCAAGTAATTTTTGGTAAAATAAACAGAGAGTAAAGGAATAGAGGTATGGCATTTGATTCAAACTGAACCAGTTTTATaaacaattttcttttttgataaaaGTATTATCAACTATTTAAATAGGTTCAAATTGCATTGATTCTGATCGTTCTCAGTTTGCATTTCCCTGTTCAGTTTGCACCAAAAGTAAACTGAACTGTTTCACTTCccaaactaaaatattttataatttaatgttaaaataaaccaaatttGACACGATTATTCGATTTTAGTTGGATTTTTGTACATTCATACTCAACACCATTTGTGTGCTCCAGGTAAATGAAAATCATATAGTGTAATCGTCTACAATTTAAGTTTCATCAGATTCTAATGATGTATGAAACAACAATTATCGACAGTAAAAAGATGATCAACAATTCCTTTTGTATCAAACAAGCGATATCATATCAATTCATAAGAACaaacaacaaattaataaaaaagacaGTCCGCAGTTGCTTCTTAGCAGAGTGTACATTCTGTTCGaagctttaatttatttttttataagttttaaatatttcaaatgaaaaatgagCTGCAATATTTTTGActtccaaaaccaaaccaaactaaaaataataaaaaaaagttataatttcaAACTAATCCGAGTAGAATTTGTTTGTCACGTTTTTTGTTTTTCCGTTTGGTTCGaattttgcacacccctacccAACAAACAACACTCCTGTAAATGAAAATCATCTTGGCCGTCATTCTGACTAAAGCTAAACTTTCAATCATACACTCAACTCTGTATCGTTACCGACATAATTGGCAGCACATTACGCATACATATCATACAATTCTTCTCTTTCTCAATCTTCCTACAAATGGTTGTTTCTCAATCTCATTATATTTTAACACAGAATGTTCCAAAGAATACAGTTCATATCACAGGAGTTGAATCCCCCAAGTATCAGATAAAATGAATATTACTGGATATGTACATACAGTTTGGACTTTATATTTTGTATGACTTGATTGGATGTACCTTTCAGTTAGGGTAATCGCAAACGGCTAATTGCAACTCGGAATTGCTTTGCTCAGCCGCATACTGTCGGATAAAAGCTCTTCTCCACCAAATCTCAAATGCTCTCTGAATATTGGGGCAGTCATCCCCTTTATTTAAGAATCGGTcgaaccattttagcaatatagctTGCTGTTGAATCAATGGAAGTGTAAGAATTGTTCGCCCTAGTCCGTCCTCGACTACTTTCTTATCGACAGATTTACAAACCCTCCTTATCCACCCAAAGTCATCATAAAGTGGTTCCAACCAAGTAGACAACAAATAAAACCGAGCTTCTTTCGGCACCAAGATTTGTCCTCTGCCAATGGCAACGCATAGTTGTGAAGTAACCTTGCTGATTTCATGTCGGTAGATAGTCGGGATCTTTGAATGGAGAACTGCAAGCTCCTTCTGATCTGCCCACAGTTTTACAAACTCATCTGCTtcttttttatcgattaaaaTATCGACAATCCATTGTAGATTTTCAGCTTCTCGAGCTATTTCACTCATTAAAACTCCACGATCACGCTTATCATCATCTACGCATGTAGCTTCAGACAAGCATAGGATAAGAGAACTGAGACATCCATGACAAAGAGAATAAAGGGTATCTTTAGAAACATCGAGCCTACTATCATGATTAGATGAATCTTCCTTAAATAAACGAGAAATTACAGTTTTCATCTCTCGACGAGCTTTATCATCTTTGGCCTGTAGAACACCATTCAGCAGTTTCGTGAAGATGTCATCAGCTCGACAAGAAGTCGATAATTCACATGAAACTCTCTGAAGAACTTCAGTGGCCGATTCATGAAGTTGAAGTTGACTTAGATGGGATATGACCTTTTCTTCTTCGTCCTCCGTCCATGGCACGGCTTCTAAGTATTCTAAGCATGACATTATCCCAGCATCGAACATGATATCAGCACACACCTGCAACCAAGCGCCTAAATGATGAAAAATCAACTACAAGATAGACCAGACAAGACGAAAAGCCTAGCATTTCAAATATAAACTAAATGAGGATGGCATCAGCAATGAAATGTACACACTACACACAAATCAAAACAGCAAATATTAGCAAGTCCAATGTATTGCAGCACTTAGCAATTTGAATGACCGGGATTTCCTATATTCTTCAACTTTCAAAGAGAAacaatgataaaataaaataaatgttcaTGTTGCTGTGTGCCAACTATGAAAAGTTCAATAATCAGCTATAATGCAAAGGCTAAAAAAGATTACCGATTAGCAACAcaataataatgataaaaacTTGGCTGTCGCTACGTTCTACCATTAATTCTCGAACTAAGGCGATCAAACCTACTGTCTATCCCTCAACTAAAACCCGAATAGAAAATTCTCTCTGTTTTCAGTTCTTCATATTAAAACGGCTGATCATATATCAATGCTTACTCTTCACAAACCATATTAACAAACAGAATCATACCGAAACTTACTCCTATCTTCCTCATTCTAGTGACAAGCAAACAACATAATAACAAATCAAGGCTAACACATTTAacacatacatatacatatattagTGTATAAACATAAATATGATCATAATACCTTGAGTAAAGCCAAAATCTTGGTGACACCCTCACCCATCAATCTTTTCTTGAAATCATCAGAATACATCAAAACCAAACTCTCAAGATACACCTCAACATCATCACACTCAC
This region of Mercurialis annua linkage group LG1-X, ddMerAnnu1.2, whole genome shotgun sequence genomic DNA includes:
- the LOC126665275 gene encoding BTB/POZ domain-containing protein At5g60050, giving the protein MATSREVSTMIKQGFISDSTLSFSPSRTPNSSSTRLLLNSPTNSNKPLLSPPHFNNSSTELTHPPPPPPPTRSAHHHTTLFQMMSEEQSLELNRQKTQSKISKLVKEFDGFNNNGVFGFGDVRLTVIGRDGFKVSCDVHKRVLMEKSGFFSDKLKDRQKGIVHSIEISECDDVEVYLESLVLMYSDDFKKRLMGEGVTKILALLKVCADIMFDAGIMSCLEYLEAVPWTEDEEEKVISHLSQLQLHESATEVLQRVSCELSTSCRADDIFTKLLNGVLQAKDDKARREMKTVISRLFKEDSSNHDSRLDVSKDTLYSLCHGCLSSLILCLSEATCVDDDKRDRGVLMSEIAREAENLQWIVDILIDKKEADEFVKLWADQKELAVLHSKIPTIYRHEISKVTSQLCVAIGRGQILVPKEARFYLLSTWLEPLYDDFGWIRRVCKSVDKKVVEDGLGRTILTLPLIQQQAILLKWFDRFLNKGDDCPNIQRAFEIWWRRAFIRQYAAEQSNSELQLAVCDYPN